The window TTCGGTGACGTAAAGACCACGCTTTATGTCGGCCATAAGTTGCGCGGGCGAAAGGCTGCCCGGCTCCATATGGACATTCGTGACACCCGCGCCCGGCGCGCCGCTACCACCTCTGCTGGCATGGCCGGTAGGTTCGAGGCCAAGCTGGCGAGCAGAGGCGCTATCGAGCAGCCATCCCGTTAATACACCTTGGTCGATCAGCGCGCGGCGGGCGACGGGGAGCCCTTCGCCATCGAAGGGGCGCGAGCGCATGCCACGTTGGCGCAGTGGATCGTCGATGATGGTTATGGCGCTGTCGAACAGTGCCTGTCCAATCGAGTCGAGCAGGAAGCTGGACCGACGCGTGATCGCAGGGCCAACCATCCCGCCGATCAGATGGCCCATGATGCTGGACCCGATGCGCCGGTCAAAGACGATCGGCAAGACTCCGCTTTCCAGCTTGGCCGGGTTCAGACGGGCGACAGCCCGCTCACCTGCGCGGGCGCCGATGATAGCAGGCTTCTCCAGATCATCGAGATGACGGACGCTATGGCTGGCATGATCGCGCTGCATGTTCGCGCCGGCGCCTGCAAGTACGCTGGCCCATGTGGAATGACTGGTGCCCGCATAGGCCCCCGCAAAGCCGTGGCTTGTGGCGAGCGCAATCTGACTCCGGCCGTTGGATGCGCCTCCCCCTTCGCTGTTCGTGACGCCGGAGACGGCGCGCGCGGCTTCCTCCACCTCCAGGGCACGTTCGCGGAGCAAGGCCGGTTCGGGGTCGCTGGGATCGGCAAGGTCAAGCGCGGGGAGCGCGTCGCGCAACAGCCGGTCCTCCGGAGCAAGGCCGGCATAAGGATCCTCGGGCGCCTCGCGCGCCATGGCGATGCAACGATCGACCAGCGTGCCGAGCGTCGCGGCGTTCATATCCGATGCGGCGATGCTGGCGGAACGCTGGCCGATGAATATGCGCAGGCCGATCTCCTCGCCTTCCGACCGCTCGACATCCTCAAGAGCGCCCAGGCGGACCGCCACGGTAGTGGATGCGTTGCAGGCGTAGATGGCGTCGGCAGCGTCAGCCCCCGCCCTGCGCGCCGCCGCCACCAGATCCTGGGCGCGGGACTGGGCTTCTTCTAGGCTGAGCATGGGTGCGGGGCGTTCCTGCTAAGGGTTCGGGCCTTGGGCCTTACGCGCTTGGTTCGGAGGGGGCAACCTGCGCATCGACCCAATATTTGAGCAGATGCCAGGCGACAGCCATCGGCTGCGGACAGATGAAGGGCGCGTTGATATCCTTTGCCAGCGCGGCGCGGACGCCATCGACGTTGCACCAGAAAGCATGCTCGATCTCGGTTTCGTCGAGCGCCAGCGCATCATCGTCGGCCTGCGCGATGCAGGCGATCATCAGCGAAGAGGGAAAGGGCCAGGGCTGGCTCGTCACATAGCGAATCGAATGGACGCTGACGCCCGCTTCTTCCTTGATCTCACGGGCAACGGCCTCTTCGATCGTCTCCCCCGGCTCGATGAACCCGGCAAGAGCGGAATAAAAGCCCTGCGGCCAGCTATGCTGTCGGCCCACCAGAACACGGCCGCGATGTTCGGCGAGCATGATGACCACCGGATCGACGCGAGGAAAATGTTCAGCGTCACAGGTGCCGCATCGGCGCGCCCAGCCTGCCTTTTCTGGTCGGGTGCCCGCGCCGCATACCGAACAATAGGGATGGCGTCCGTGCCAGTGGACCAAACTGCGCGCGGCGCCGTAAAGTGCAACTTCGTCGGCGGGCACTTCGGCGACGATCGAGCGGCTACGCGGGCTGGGCACGAAATTGCTGCCCACCTCGGCGGCAAGGCGGACAAAGATGGGCCGTTTCCCTGCCTCCAAGCCGAGCAGAAGATGATCCCCGACCTGTGCTTCCGGGCCGATCGGCTCCATCAGCAAGTGGCCATCGAGAGTGACGGGATCGAGTCCGTCAAGGACCAGGCAGCGCGCGTCCGGCGAGGCGAAAGCCTGGGCCACGAGTTCCGGTTTCACGCGAATATGGTCTGCTCGGTCGAGCCGTCCGCCAACAAAGCCGAGCTGCTCAGGGGCGGAGTTTTCAAGGCCGGGCATGCTGTGCGCTCTCCTTCATTACCGCGTCCGCGGCACGGCGGAATAGGGTAGGCAGTCCCGCATCCCCGATCCGGGCGAGCGGCCACCACTCGCCTTCCCCCGGCGGCTGACAGTTTTCCGTCACATGAGCGACATGGACAGTCAACGCCAGCGAGAAATGGGTGAAAATATGGGCCACGGGAGCAGCAAGCGCACGCCACTGAGCGGTCATAGGCGGGGTGGGGTCAGGAGCGGCTTCCCAATCAGACGAAGGCAGCGCGCGCATGCCGCCAAGCAGGCCCTTTGCCGATCGACGAACCAACCAGACATGACCGTCCGGACGCTCGATCCACCAGCCATGGCCAAGACGATGCGGTCTGATTTTCTTGGCGGCTTTGACAGGGAAGGCGGCGGGATCGGCCGTGAGCACAGCCGCGCAGTCGGTGCGCAGGGGACAAATGCCGCAGGCGGGCGCCCGTGCCGTGCAGATGGTCGCACCAAGATCCATCACGGCCTGGGCGAAGTCACCCGCGCGGGTTTCAGGCGTGATGCTGTCAGCCGCTGCACGAATGGCGGGCCGGGCGTTGGGCAGCGGTATGTCAATGGCGAACAGCCGGGCAACGACCCGCTCGACATTGGCATCGACGACCACCGCTCGACGACCAAAGGCAATGGCAGCGACAGCGGCGGCGGTATAGGCCCCTACTCCGGGAAGATCACGCAGGCCATCTTCCGTATCGGGAAAAGCGCCGTCACGCTCGTTCGCGACGGCGCGGGCGCAAGCGAGGAGATTGCGGGCGCGGGCATAATAACCAAGTCCGGCCCAGGCAGCCATGACGTCAGCATCATCCGCTGCAGCAAGGGCTTCAACGCTGGGCCAGCGCTCCGTGAACTTCGTGAAATAGGGGATGACTGCGGCGACCGTGGTCTGCTGAAGCATCACCTCGGACAACCATACACGATAGGGGTCGGCGGCATTGGCGCCCGGTGGCGCGCGCCAAGGCAGACGACGCGCGCGGACGTCATAATGCCCCAGCAGATCTTCCGCTATTTTCTTGGTGTTCCCCTCGACGCGCATGGCTGCCCTATGCCATTAAGCGGACGATGACGGAACGCCCCGCAGCACCCAAATTGAAAAGCCGCCCTGCCGCAGCCGCAGAGCGTCCGCGCGTAGGCGGACCCAGGCAGATCGCCGACCTTATGCCGCAGATCGGCGCGGCGGCTTTTCGCAAGTTCGGCTTCGTGCAATCCAGCATCGTCACCCGCTGGGCCGAGATCGTCGGAGCGCATTATGCGGAAATATCCGAACCCGAGTCGATCCGCTTTCCTGTCGGCAAAAAGGCGGGCGGCACCTTGCAACTGACAGTCATGAGCGGCCACGCCCCGATGGTGCAGCATGTGCTGCCCGACATCATTGACAGGGTGAACCGTTTCTTTGGCTATGCCGCCGTCGCCAAGGTGACGATGAAGCAGGGCCAGGTGCATCGGTCCTCCCCCGAACGCAGGCCTCCGCCGCGCAACTTGAAGCCGATGCCGGTCGAACTGGGTGACTCGCTGCGGGATATCGGGGATCCGGAACTGCGTGCGGTGCTTGAATCGCTCGCACAGGGGCTTGCCAATTCCAGTGGCTTGCCGAAGATCAGTTAAAGAATGGCCGGGCGCATTTCCGGATAGGCCCGGCGCGAATTCAACAGCCGTACAGGGGCGGCGCCTCAATGGACTATCGCATGACGAAATTTCGATTGGCCGTCCTCGCCCTTGCCGTCTCGCCCGGCGTCCTGATTGCGGCGCCCGCCACCAACTGGATCAGCCGCGTGGCCCTGTCGCCGATCGGCGGACATGTGCTGGGCAATCCGGCTGCTCCAACCAAGCTGGTCGAATATGTCAGCTACACTTGTTCCCACTGCGCATATTTCGTTGGAGAGGCGAGTGCGCCGTTGAAGGCGAACTATGTGAAGGGCGGCAAGGTCAGTGTCGAGGTGCGCAATGCGGTGCGCGACAAATATGACCTGACCGCTGCACTGCTCGCGCGCTGTGGTGGAACCGCCCGCTTCTTCGGCAATCATGAGGCGCTGTTCGCCAATCAGGAAGCCTGGATGACGCAATTGCAGGCCTATGACCGGGGCGCGGCCAAGCCCTCCGAACAGGTCGCGGCACTTCGCGATATCGGACGAAATACGGGGCTCTACACGCTGATGGGCAAGCGCGGCTTCACGCCTGCGCAGTTGGACGCCTGCATCGCGAACCCGGGGGCGATGAAGCAGATTTTGGCGATGACGGACGAAGCATGGAACAAGATCAAGATTGGCGGCACGCCAGCATTCACCGTCAACGGTGCGATTGCGGGCGGATCAAGCTGGGCGACGTTGCGCGATGCATTGCCCGCCGTCGCACAGTGAACTAAACCCCCATCATCCTGAAGCTCGACAATCGGAGCCCTGCCGCAGTGAAAGCCTTTTCCGGACTTGCCATGATCGCCCTGTCGCTGACCCTTTCGGCCTGCGGGCAAAAGGACGCGACCAATTCCACCGCTGGCGAACCGGTCGCCGCTGTTGCCGCACCCGCGGGAACAAGCTGGTCCGCCACGGTCACGCAGACCCCCGAGGGTGGATTCGTGATGGGCAACCCCCAGGCGAAATTGAAGCTGGTCGAATATGCGTCCTACACGTGCAGCCATTGCCGCGATTTTGCGGTCGAAGCTTCCGAGGAAATCCGCAAGATCGTCGATAGCGGCAAGATGAGCTACGAGCTGCGCAACTTCGTACGCGATCCTATCGATATTTCGACGGCCCTGCTTGCCCGTTGTGGCGGCAAGGACGTCTTCTATCCGATCAGCGATCAGTTTTTCGCAAACCAGAATGCGATGTTCGAACAGGCGCAGGGTCTGGGCGATGCCAAATATCAGCAGCTGATGAGCGCGCCACCGGCACAGCGGTTCGGCCTGCTCGCCGAAGCGGTGGGTCTTCTCGATTTTGCCAAGCAGCGCGGTATCGCCGAGGATCAGGCGAAGCAATGCCTGGCCGACACCGCTGCTGCCGAGAAGCTGGCCAAGGGCGTCGAAACGGCCAGCAGTCAGTATAAGATCGAAGGCACGCCGACCTTCATCCTCAACGATGTGAAGATCGACGATGTCGCTACTTGGGCGGCCTTGCAGCCCAAGTTGAAGGAAGCGGGTATCTGATTGAAACGAGGGGGGCGGACAATCTGGATCGAGCATCCCGTTGAACGACGGGCGGTGCAATGCTGCCCCGGCCTTGCCCCCTACGTGCCGTTCCCATGCAGATAAAACGGCTCAAACTGTCTGGCTTCAAAAGTTTCGTCGATCAGACGGAACTGCGGATCGAACCAGGCCTGACCGGCATTGTCGGACCCAACGGCTGCGGCAAGTCGAACCTGCTTGAAGCTATCCGCTGGGTGATGGGCGAATCCAGCGCCAAGTCGATGCGCGGCGGCGGCATGGAGGATGTGATCTTCGCAGGCACATCAACCCGCCCGCAGCGCGACTTTGCTGAAGTATCCCTGCTGACCGTCCAGGAACAGGGCGAACTGTTCAACGCGGTAGAGGTTGGCGCGGACGGCGAGTTGGAGGTGACGCGCCGGATCGAGCGCGGCGCCGGCAGCGCCTACAGGGCCAATGGCCGCGACGTACGGGCCAAGGATGTCGCCCTGATCTTCGCTGACGCGGCCACCGGTCCGCACAGTCCTGCCCTGGTGAGCCAAGGGCGGATCGCCGCCGTCATCGCGGCGCGACCGCAGGAGCGGCGCGCCATGCTGGAAGAAGCGGCGGGCATTTCCGGCCTGCATGTCCGGCGCAAGGATGCCGAGCAGAAGCTGCGCGCGGCCGAAGCCAATCTGGTGCGTCTGGACGAAATTCTCACGGACATGGAGGCGCGAGCGAGCAGCTTGCGGAGACAGGCCAAGGCGGCCGAGCGATATATCAAGCTGTCCGAGCAAATCCGGGTAGCCGAAGGGCGCGTGATCTTTGCCCGCTGGCGCGAGGCGGCGGCGAGCGCCGATGCCGCGCGCAGGGAAGCGGCAGACGCCGAGAGCGCGGTGAGTGTCGCACAGGAAGCGCAGGCGGCAGCGGCGGCCCATGCCAATGCGGCGGTGGGCGCACTGGCCGCCCGGCGCGTGGCGGCGCAGGTCGCACGGGACGAAGCGAATGAGGCGGGGCACCGGCTCACGACGCTGCGGACCGAGCGTGATGGCGTGGTGCGCCGCCTGCATGATCTCGCTCAACAGGCCGAACGGCTGGAGGAAGATCGCGCGCGCGAAGGCACGTTGGCCAACGACGCGGCTGAGGCGATCGCACGGCTGACCGATGAGATTTCGGCGCTCAAGAAACGGATCGCTGAAACCGACATGATGCGGCCCGACTTCGCCGGCCGCATCGCACGCGCAGAAGATGCCGCGCGCGACGCGGAGCTGGACCTTGCCAAGGCAATGGCGCGGCAGGCGGGAGAACAGGCAGAGTTGCGCGTTGCCGAAGCCGCGCTGGTGGCCGCACAGACCCGGCTGGAACGGGCGGAACGCGAAGTGGCCAAGCTGGAAGGCGAAGCGAACGGACTACCCGACGCCGCGCCGCTGGAGGCAAAACGGGCAGAAGCAGAGGCGGCACAGGAACAGTCGAGCGTAGAACGGGACGCCGCCGAGTTGGCAATCGCTGCCGCGGAAGCGGCGCGGCAAGTAGCGGCCGAGGAACGCGCTGCCGCTGAAACGGCGCTGGCATCCGCGCGCGCAGGATTAGCCGCACTCGACAGCGAGGCGGCGGCACTCAAACGCGCCGTAGAAGGCGGAGCCGGACGGGCGCGCGCGCTTGACCAGCTGACCGCGGAACCGGGCTATGAGCGAGCGTTGGCGGCGGCCTTGGGTGATGATCTGGAGGCGCCGGTAGGCGCGCAGGGAATGCGCCGGTGGACCGGAGCGGCGACATTGGCGGACGACCCGGCCTTGCCTGCGGGCTGCCCTGCGCTCGCGGACCATGTAAAGGCGCCTGCGGAACTGGCGCGGCGGCTGCGCCAGGTTGCGATCGTGGAGAAGGATGAGGGACAGGCGCTGGCCGTAGGACAGCGCCTCGTGACCCGCGATGGCCAGTTGCGCCGCTGGGACGGCTATTTCGCGGCGGAGGGCGGTGCGGCAGCGGCAGAGCGGCTGATCCGGTTGAACCGCCTGGAAGCAATTGCAGCGGCGCGACCGGCGGCAACCGGAGACGTCGCGACGGCGCTTTCAGCGCAGGACAGCGCAGCCCAGCGCGAGCGCGAGGCGACGGAGGCCCTGGCCCGCGCAAGAACCCAGCTTGGCAGCGCGGATCAGCGATTGCGGGCCGCCTTGCGGGCAGCAGATGAGGCTGCGACGGCGCTGGAACGGCTTTCAGGACGGCGCGAGGCGATCGAGGAGCGGCTGGCGGAAGCGCGGGCGGACCTGGCCGGCGCGCGGGGTGAACATGACAAGGCGCAGACCGGGCGTGCGGTGTTGCCGGATGGAAACGAGACGCGGGCGCTGGTCGCCACGCTGAGCCAGGCAAGCGAAAAGGCCCGGATGGCGGTTAGCCAGCTACAGGCGGATCAGGCGCTTGCAGACCGTGCGCTGGCAAGCGACCAGGAGCGCATGGCTGCCGCAGACGCGGAGGCTAAGGGCTGGCGGGCGCGAGCAGGTGAAGCGGCGAAGCGAATCGCCGCCATGGTGGAACGTGAGGACGCCATCGCGGCGGAACAGGCCCAATTGGCAGAGAAGCCCGATGGCCTGACTGCGGCAATCACGGCGCTGTCCGAACAAGGCGCTGGCCTCGCTGAAGCGGCCGAGGCGGCGCGGCGGGCGGAGAGCGAGGCGGAACACGCGCTGCGAATTGCCGAGGGGCGGGTAGCCCAGGCCGGTGAGGCATTAGCGCAGGCGCGCGAGCGGCGCGCCACCGCTGCAGCGCGAGCCGAGGCAGCGGACGAGAAGCGGGTCGAGGCAAACAGGCTGTCAGGCGAGCGATTCGAATGCCCTCCACCAGTCCTGCCCGAAAAATTGGGCTTTGGAAGCCCAGAGGTCCGGACCGCGCAGAGCGAGCAGGCGGAGCATGACCGGCTGGTTGCCGAGCGCGAGCGCATCGGGCCGGTCAACCTGGTCGCGGCGCAAGAGCTGGAGGAGTTAGAGACGACGCAAGCCACCAGCCGCGCCGAAAGCGAGGAACTGACTCAGGCGATCAATCGGCTGCGCGGGTCGATCGGTAGCCTCAATCGTGAAGGACGGCAGCGGCTGCTGGCCGCATTCGAGGCGGTGGACGGTCATTTCCGGCGGCTGTTCACGACCCTTTTCAATGGCGGGCAGGCGCAT of the Sphingobium herbicidovorans genome contains:
- the nudC gene encoding NAD(+) diphosphatase, whose translation is MPGLENSAPEQLGFVGGRLDRADHIRVKPELVAQAFASPDARCLVLDGLDPVTLDGHLLMEPIGPEAQVGDHLLLGLEAGKRPIFVRLAAEVGSNFVPSPRSRSIVAEVPADEVALYGAARSLVHWHGRHPYCSVCGAGTRPEKAGWARRCGTCDAEHFPRVDPVVIMLAEHRGRVLVGRQHSWPQGFYSALAGFIEPGETIEEAVAREIKEEAGVSVHSIRYVTSQPWPFPSSLMIACIAQADDDALALDETEIEHAFWCNVDGVRAALAKDINAPFICPQPMAVAWHLLKYWVDAQVAPSEPSA
- a CDS encoding A/G-specific adenine glycosylase → MRVEGNTKKIAEDLLGHYDVRARRLPWRAPPGANAADPYRVWLSEVMLQQTTVAAVIPYFTKFTERWPSVEALAAADDADVMAAWAGLGYYARARNLLACARAVANERDGAFPDTEDGLRDLPGVGAYTAAAVAAIAFGRRAVVVDANVERVVARLFAIDIPLPNARPAIRAAADSITPETRAGDFAQAVMDLGATICTARAPACGICPLRTDCAAVLTADPAAFPVKAAKKIRPHRLGHGWWIERPDGHVWLVRRSAKGLLGGMRALPSSDWEAAPDPTPPMTAQWRALAAPVAHIFTHFSLALTVHVAHVTENCQPPGEGEWWPLARIGDAGLPTLFRRAADAVMKESAQHARP
- the smc gene encoding chromosome segregation protein SMC, with translation MQIKRLKLSGFKSFVDQTELRIEPGLTGIVGPNGCGKSNLLEAIRWVMGESSAKSMRGGGMEDVIFAGTSTRPQRDFAEVSLLTVQEQGELFNAVEVGADGELEVTRRIERGAGSAYRANGRDVRAKDVALIFADAATGPHSPALVSQGRIAAVIAARPQERRAMLEEAAGISGLHVRRKDAEQKLRAAEANLVRLDEILTDMEARASSLRRQAKAAERYIKLSEQIRVAEGRVIFARWREAAASADAARREAADAESAVSVAQEAQAAAAAHANAAVGALAARRVAAQVARDEANEAGHRLTTLRTERDGVVRRLHDLAQQAERLEEDRAREGTLANDAAEAIARLTDEISALKKRIAETDMMRPDFAGRIARAEDAARDAELDLAKAMARQAGEQAELRVAEAALVAAQTRLERAEREVAKLEGEANGLPDAAPLEAKRAEAEAAQEQSSVERDAAELAIAAAEAARQVAAEERAAAETALASARAGLAALDSEAAALKRAVEGGAGRARALDQLTAEPGYERALAAALGDDLEAPVGAQGMRRWTGAATLADDPALPAGCPALADHVKAPAELARRLRQVAIVEKDEGQALAVGQRLVTRDGQLRRWDGYFAAEGGAAAAERLIRLNRLEAIAAARPAATGDVATALSAQDSAAQREREATEALARARTQLGSADQRLRAALRAADEAATALERLSGRREAIEERLAEARADLAGARGEHDKAQTGRAVLPDGNETRALVATLSQASEKARMAVSQLQADQALADRALASDQERMAAADAEAKGWRARAGEAAKRIAAMVEREDAIAAEQAQLAEKPDGLTAAITALSEQGAGLAEAAEAARRAESEAEHALRIAEGRVAQAGEALAQARERRATAAARAEAADEKRVEANRLSGERFECPPPVLPEKLGFGSPEVRTAQSEQAEHDRLVAERERIGPVNLVAAQELEELETTQATSRAESEELTQAINRLRGSIGSLNREGRQRLLAAFEAVDGHFRRLFTTLFNGGQAHLELIDSDDPLEAGLEIMAQPPGKKLAALTLLSGGEQALTAVALIFGLFLTNPAPICVLDEVDAPLDDANVERFCDLLDVMVGQTDTRYLIVSHNAVTMARMHRLFGVTMVERGVSRLVSVNLGGAEALLAAE
- a CDS encoding thioredoxin domain-containing protein; translation: MTKFRLAVLALAVSPGVLIAAPATNWISRVALSPIGGHVLGNPAAPTKLVEYVSYTCSHCAYFVGEASAPLKANYVKGGKVSVEVRNAVRDKYDLTAALLARCGGTARFFGNHEALFANQEAWMTQLQAYDRGAAKPSEQVAALRDIGRNTGLYTLMGKRGFTPAQLDACIANPGAMKQILAMTDEAWNKIKIGGTPAFTVNGAIAGGSSWATLRDALPAVAQ
- a CDS encoding DUF721 domain-containing protein; this encodes MTERPAAPKLKSRPAAAAERPRVGGPRQIADLMPQIGAAAFRKFGFVQSSIVTRWAEIVGAHYAEISEPESIRFPVGKKAGGTLQLTVMSGHAPMVQHVLPDIIDRVNRFFGYAAVAKVTMKQGQVHRSSPERRPPPRNLKPMPVELGDSLRDIGDPELRAVLESLAQGLANSSGLPKIS
- a CDS encoding thioredoxin domain-containing protein; the encoded protein is MKAFSGLAMIALSLTLSACGQKDATNSTAGEPVAAVAAPAGTSWSATVTQTPEGGFVMGNPQAKLKLVEYASYTCSHCRDFAVEASEEIRKIVDSGKMSYELRNFVRDPIDISTALLARCGGKDVFYPISDQFFANQNAMFEQAQGLGDAKYQQLMSAPPAQRFGLLAEAVGLLDFAKQRGIAEDQAKQCLADTAAAEKLAKGVETASSQYKIEGTPTFILNDVKIDDVATWAALQPKLKEAGI
- a CDS encoding TldD/PmbA family protein; translated protein: MLSLEEAQSRAQDLVAAARRAGADAADAIYACNASTTVAVRLGALEDVERSEGEEIGLRIFIGQRSASIAASDMNAATLGTLVDRCIAMAREAPEDPYAGLAPEDRLLRDALPALDLADPSDPEPALLRERALEVEEAARAVSGVTNSEGGGASNGRSQIALATSHGFAGAYAGTSHSTWASVLAGAGANMQRDHASHSVRHLDDLEKPAIIGARAGERAVARLNPAKLESGVLPIVFDRRIGSSIMGHLIGGMVGPAITRRSSFLLDSIGQALFDSAITIIDDPLRQRGMRSRPFDGEGLPVARRALIDQGVLTGWLLDSASARQLGLEPTGHASRGGSGAPGAGVTNVHMEPGSLSPAQLMADIKRGLYVTELIGMGVNGVTGDYSRGAAGFLIEDGAITRPVSEITIASNLKDMFRALIPANDLIFRYGMNVPTIRIDGMTVAGG